In the genome of Nitrosopumilus sp., one region contains:
- a CDS encoding universal stress protein, producing the protein MAKLKKILVPLDGSPNSMRGLDRAIEIAKGGDAEITGFYVFHLPLAAGIKYTAKMKEDAQKKAVKAIGPAMNKTQKAGATFKYKTGGGNTGSEIVKFAKNGKFDMIVIGARGLGGAKEAFLGSTSNYVMHKTNVPVLVVK; encoded by the coding sequence ATGGCTAAATTGAAAAAAATTCTAGTTCCTCTTGATGGCTCACCAAATTCTATGAGAGGATTAGATAGAGCAATTGAAATTGCTAAAGGAGGAGATGCAGAAATTACAGGATTTTATGTATTTCACTTACCTCTAGCTGCCGGAATAAAATATACAGCAAAAATGAAAGAAGATGCACAAAAGAAAGCTGTAAAAGCAATTGGTCCTGCTATGAATAAAACTCAAAAGGCAGGTGCTACTTTCAAGTACAAAACCGGTGGTGGAAATACTGGCTCTGAAATTGTCAAATTTGCCAAAAATGGAAAGTTTGACATGATTGTAATTGGTGCAAGAGGATTAGGTGGTGCAAAAGAAGCATTTCTAGGAAGCACATCTAACTATGTTATGCACAAAACAAATGTTCCAGTATTAGTAGTCAAATAG
- a CDS encoding J domain-containing protein yields the protein MVESNYDILGILEGTTEKEIRDAFRRLALQYHSDRGGENEQFIKIKQAYDDLKIGKKYPETDFEKLKNSKVYSNDSEADVRKKNQILGQELFKEMKTAEEWASSLNNSNTTGTRLFGSKTLGEIELERKATGALSIKGNFMAGSFSYDGPIIMQGSITSPSWTEEYQTNIHLTNGDFKFINPLENKYKIDNGAKITVDNGNVVVGNVYGRKFRVEDPVRVGVFQIQEHRTHISAPNGKIIAENLANTVSLEADSIIVLNVEDDVILSAREILFYGGKLTYDSVIELKEGGTIRFFENFSIQGLSGDAIIKLENGKKIRLFDLKTKKIKDLADEFVPNKENYPKDATMVGHGFTITYAMLDNLSLKPSKKQKKGWASKFGFSKK from the coding sequence ATGGTAGAAAGCAATTATGATATTTTAGGAATTTTAGAGGGCACAACAGAGAAAGAAATACGTGATGCATTTAGACGATTGGCTCTTCAATATCACTCAGATCGAGGAGGCGAAAATGAACAATTTATTAAAATTAAACAAGCATATGATGATCTAAAAATTGGTAAGAAATATCCAGAAACAGATTTTGAAAAATTAAAAAACTCCAAAGTATATTCAAATGATTCTGAAGCTGATGTAAGGAAAAAAAATCAGATTTTAGGTCAAGAACTATTCAAAGAAATGAAAACTGCTGAAGAATGGGCATCATCTTTGAACAACTCTAACACTACTGGAACTAGATTATTTGGATCAAAAACTCTTGGAGAAATTGAATTAGAAAGAAAAGCTACTGGAGCTTTATCAATCAAAGGAAATTTTATGGCAGGAAGTTTTTCATATGATGGTCCAATAATTATGCAAGGAAGTATCACAAGCCCTTCATGGACAGAAGAATATCAAACAAACATACATCTAACTAATGGAGATTTTAAATTCATTAATCCATTAGAAAATAAATACAAAATCGATAATGGTGCAAAAATCACTGTTGATAATGGTAATGTGGTTGTTGGAAATGTTTATGGAAGAAAATTTCGGGTAGAAGATCCTGTACGTGTAGGTGTTTTTCAAATTCAAGAACATAGAACTCATATTTCAGCCCCTAATGGAAAAATAATTGCAGAAAACCTTGCAAATACTGTATCCCTTGAAGCAGATTCTATCATTGTTTTAAATGTTGAAGATGATGTTATACTATCTGCACGAGAAATTTTATTTTATGGTGGAAAACTAACTTATGATTCTGTTATTGAACTAAAAGAAGGTGGTACAATACGATTTTTTGAAAATTTTTCTATTCAAGGTTTAAGCGGAGATGCAATCATTAAACTTGAAAATGGTAAAAAAATCAGGTTATTTGATCTTAAAACTAAAAAAATTAAAGATTTAGCTGATGAATTTGTACCCAACAAAGAAAATTACCCCAAAGATGCTACTATGGTTGGACATGGATTCACAATCACATATGCCATGCTTGATAATCTTTCATTGAAACCATCTAAAAAACAAAAAAAAGGATGGGCATCAAAATTTGGTTTTTCGAAAAAATAA
- a CDS encoding P-II family nitrogen regulator: MKKIEAVIKRKNFPTIKTNLNAVGTYIIDKRNLDDSHIYDESQGSRVGSTGLKSVPLAKIEMVVSDKEARKVVEMISKNSGLSSIHGGKIFVSEMEEVVDMETLDGQQDLEITHEQKTESKPLPKRSRFVPLQKFTLNKLQRIYEENKEILRDDYRIKSFSDFVNYCIMKSLPTLEKQLKNPTIVYENNFGDY; the protein is encoded by the coding sequence GTGAAAAAGATAGAGGCAGTAATTAAGAGAAAAAATTTCCCTACAATTAAAACCAATTTGAATGCTGTAGGAACTTACATTATTGATAAACGAAATTTAGATGATAGTCATATTTATGATGAGTCTCAAGGTTCTCGTGTTGGCTCTACTGGATTAAAATCAGTACCACTTGCAAAAATCGAAATGGTTGTTTCTGATAAAGAAGCTAGAAAAGTTGTTGAAATGATTTCTAAAAACTCTGGCTTATCATCAATACATGGTGGAAAAATTTTCGTCTCTGAAATGGAAGAAGTTGTAGACATGGAAACTCTTGATGGACAACAAGATCTTGAAATTACTCATGAACAAAAAACTGAATCAAAACCATTACCTAAAAGAAGTAGATTTGTTCCATTACAAAAATTTACTCTAAACAAATTGCAAAGAATCTATGAAGAAAATAAAGAAATACTAAGAGATGATTATAGAATAAAATCCTTTAGTGATTTTGTAAATTATTGCATTATGAAATCTTTGCCAACTCTAGAAAAACAACTAAAGAATCCTACAATTGTTTATGAAAATAATTTCGGTGATTATTAG